Proteins encoded in a region of the Thermodesulfobacteriota bacterium genome:
- a CDS encoding AAA family ATPase, whose protein sequence is MNIEGKEAHELIPFLLKPSSYPHKPGYVKHIQTHASHVFMVTPYVYKIKKPVNFGFLDFSTLDKRKFYCEREVELNSRLCDAYLGVEEISVRNGNLCLGKGEKTIEYAVKMRELPEEYFLKNLLMRGKVNRVDLLGIVEKLVQFYKSQDVEEEITGYGRPDRVRMNIEDNLSLSERFSEKTISRTAYDAVKLYNNLFFDKKSSLFTERMEKGFIKDCHGDLHLEHINLNPGGICIYDCIEFNDRFRYIDIASDVAFLAMDLDFNGYPDLAEFFVLEISKRMDDHSIYEVLDFYKCYRAYVRGKVESLRSDEEEIPGGERKASVTRAKKYFSLALRYALFGSGPALLVIFGLVGTGKSTLASFLSEELRCEVISSDHVRKEIMGMAPTERRYDDFDKGIYTKEVTEKTYRELLARGEKIVKSGKIAILDASFSKRKFRELVLQAAKDLGIQFYFIQTKTDEETIKQRLFERESSGESISDARLEILDRFKEEFEEPTELPQGKYFTINTDNSVEQTLVQIFTEIVTKRLS, encoded by the coding sequence ATGAATATCGAGGGAAAAGAAGCTCATGAGTTGATTCCGTTCCTCCTCAAGCCGTCCTCCTACCCGCATAAGCCGGGATACGTGAAGCATATACAGACCCATGCTTCCCATGTGTTCATGGTCACCCCATACGTCTACAAGATAAAGAAACCGGTCAACTTCGGCTTTCTCGACTTCTCCACCCTTGATAAAAGAAAATTTTATTGTGAGAGAGAGGTTGAGCTGAATAGCAGGCTTTGCGATGCTTATCTGGGTGTTGAAGAAATCTCTGTCCGGAATGGGAATCTTTGTCTTGGAAAGGGTGAGAAAACCATCGAGTACGCAGTTAAGATGAGGGAATTGCCAGAAGAATATTTTCTTAAAAACCTTCTTATGCGGGGCAAGGTCAATCGAGTTGATTTGCTCGGAATCGTAGAGAAACTGGTCCAGTTTTACAAAAGTCAGGACGTTGAAGAGGAGATAACCGGATACGGAAGACCGGATAGAGTGAGGATGAACATCGAAGATAATTTGTCTCTCTCCGAGCGCTTTTCCGAGAAAACCATTTCCCGAACAGCCTATGATGCGGTCAAACTGTACAACAACCTATTTTTCGACAAGAAAAGCAGTCTTTTCACCGAAAGAATGGAGAAAGGTTTTATAAAAGATTGTCATGGCGACCTTCATCTGGAGCACATCAATTTAAACCCCGGGGGTATTTGCATCTACGACTGCATAGAGTTTAACGATAGATTTCGCTACATCGATATAGCTTCGGACGTGGCGTTCTTGGCTATGGACCTCGATTTTAACGGTTATCCGGACCTGGCCGAATTCTTCGTATTAGAGATTTCAAAAAGGATGGATGATCATTCGATTTACGAGGTGCTGGATTTCTACAAATGCTATCGTGCTTATGTCAGGGGCAAAGTCGAGAGTCTAAGAAGCGATGAGGAAGAGATACCGGGCGGTGAGAGAAAGGCTTCGGTGACCAGGGCAAAGAAATATTTCAGCCTGGCTCTCCGGTATGCCCTGTTTGGTTCCGGGCCGGCTCTTCTGGTGATATTCGGCCTTGTCGGGACGGGGAAAAGCACTCTAGCCAGTTTTTTATCTGAGGAGCTTCGTTGTGAAGTTATATCCTCAGACCACGTCAGGAAGGAAATAATGGGGATGGCTCCAACCGAGAGGAGATACGATGATTTTGACAAAGGCATCTACACCAAGGAAGTTACTGAGAAAACCTACCGGGAACTTTTGGCCAGAGGGGAAAAAATTGTTAAATCAGGGAAAATAGCGATACTCGACGCCAGTTTCTCAAAGAGGAAATTCAGAGAACTAGTGCTCCAGGCGGCCAAAGACTTAGGGATTCAATTTTATTTTATTCAAACAAAAACGGACGAGGAAACGATAAAGCAAAGACTCTTTGAAAGAGAGAGTAGTGGGGAGTCAATATCAGATGCGCGCTTGGAGATATTGGATAGGTTTAAAGAGGAATTTGAAGAGCCAACGGAGCTTCCTCAGGGGAAATATTTTACCATTAACACTGATAATAGTGTGGAACAAACACTCGTTCAAATTTTTACGGAGATAGTAACAAAGCGGCTGTCTTAG
- a CDS encoding LuxR C-terminal-related transcriptional regulator, giving the protein MNDSFFIRLLSLKEHDHLCHLYFNDTERFEIGANFLIHGIKNREKCIYISDKILPKELIERLTGSGVNIDKARKERHLEEITIGMHSEKAREPRSFVRFIKQNLEASLDGKTKLLRILISNKEVYSNSDADFAWEKASLNKICFEKPIILMNQFEVGRIGPVDLVNILKTHPMIILEGLVYESPFYIPPDRIMAKLQSESDKFATLTSKEKRILRYIVNGYSSKSIAKELSISIKTVETHRVRIMRKLDIHKLVDLVKFAMKNRLT; this is encoded by the coding sequence ATGAATGACTCTTTTTTCATTAGGCTTCTCTCCCTCAAAGAACACGACCATCTCTGTCATCTTTACTTCAACGATACGGAGCGCTTCGAGATAGGGGCTAACTTCCTCATCCACGGCATTAAAAATAGAGAAAAATGCATTTATATTTCGGATAAAATCCTTCCCAAAGAACTTATAGAGAGACTAACAGGAAGCGGAGTAAACATAGATAAGGCTCGGAAAGAAAGGCATCTTGAGGAAATTACAATAGGCATGCATAGTGAGAAAGCCAGGGAGCCACGTTCCTTTGTACGATTTATTAAGCAGAACTTAGAAGCATCTTTAGACGGTAAAACGAAGTTATTGAGAATCCTGATTAGTAACAAGGAAGTCTACTCCAACAGCGATGCCGACTTTGCTTGGGAAAAAGCCTCGTTGAATAAAATCTGCTTCGAGAAACCTATTATCTTGATGAATCAGTTTGAGGTTGGAAGAATCGGACCGGTTGACCTGGTCAATATTCTCAAAACCCACCCCATGATTATTTTGGAGGGTCTTGTATATGAGAGCCCATTTTATATCCCGCCAGATAGAATAATGGCAAAGCTGCAATCGGAATCAGATAAGTTTGCGACCCTCACCTCGAAGGAAAAAAGGATATTAAGATATATCGTAAACGGATACAGCAGTAAAAGCATTGCTAAAGAGCTTTCCATAAGCATTAAAACGGTCGAAACTCACCGAGTACGCATTATGCGTAAATTAGACATTCACAAATTGGTTGACCTGGTAAAGTTTGCTATGAAGAACAGACTGACGTGA
- a CDS encoding response regulator: MANSRVVVVEDERIVAIDIKNMLKSLGYNVLAIVSSGSEAIKKIEETKPDLVLMDIKLNEDMDGVEAADKIRSLFKIPVVYLTAYADDDTLQRAKKTSPHGYILKPFEEKELSTTIEIALHKSNIEREVREETENALATIIGGAELILDEGTQRHDQETLHKVELIRNAALIIKEAIEKL, from the coding sequence ATGGCAAACTCCAGGGTCGTTGTCGTCGAAGACGAGAGGATAGTAGCAATAGATATAAAAAATATGTTGAAGAGTTTAGGATACAACGTACTGGCCATAGTTTCTTCCGGGTCGGAAGCCATAAAAAAAATAGAGGAAACCAAACCGGATTTAGTATTGATGGACATAAAGTTAAACGAAGATATGGACGGTGTCGAAGCCGCCGATAAAATACGCAGCCTCTTCAAGATCCCGGTGGTATATCTTACTGCTTATGCCGACGATGATACGCTTCAACGGGCAAAGAAAACCAGTCCCCATGGATACATTCTTAAACCATTCGAGGAAAAGGAATTAAGCACCACCATAGAGATTGCACTTCATAAAAGTAATATAGAAAGAGAAGTAAGAGAAGAGACCGAAAACGCACTGGCCACTATCATCGGGGGTGCAGAGCTTATCCTCGATGAGGGAACCCAAAGACATGACCAGGAAACTCTTCATAAGGTCGAGCTTATAAGAAACGCCGCATTAATAATTAAAGAAGCTATCGAGAAACTCTGA